One Malus domestica chromosome 11, GDT2T_hap1 genomic region harbors:
- the LOC103448688 gene encoding thymidine kinase a-like isoform X3, producing the protein MASFKPSIPPTSDFSTSGEVHVIMGPMFAGTTTALLRRNKLEGNSGRNVAMIKSSKDTRYAIDSVVTHDGVKFLCWALSDLSLFRQNFGGDAYDK; encoded by the exons ATGGCCTCCTTCAAGCCCTCCATTCCCCCCACCAGTGACTTTTCTACCTCCGGCGAGGTCCATGTCATCATGGGTCCCATGTTCGCCGGCACAACCACCGCCCTACTCCGCCGGAACAAGTTGGAGGGCAACAGCGGcag GAATGTGGCGATGATAAAATCGAGTAAGGATACGAGATACGCCATTGATTCAGTTGTGACGCACGACGGGGTGAAGTTTCTGTGCTGGGCGCTGTCTGATCTGTCGTTGTTTCGGCA